One window from the genome of Oryctolagus cuniculus chromosome 1, mOryCun1.1, whole genome shotgun sequence encodes:
- the LOC100355405 gene encoding olfactory receptor 1L6-like, producing MPRGNQSRMTEFLLLGLTTDPKQQVWLFATFLAMYLVNVVGNSVIIAAIRGDVRLHTPMYFLLANLSLVDICFTTVIVPQMLVNMLAQKKTILFPQCITQMYFFVAFGITDSFLLAAMAVDRYVAICNPLHYTSTMSPRRCLLLVVASWMVSHLHSLTHTILMARLSFCGPKIIHHFFCDVQPLLTLSCSDTSVNELLAFTEGSFVIMSPFIFIIISYVHITRAVLRVPSGGGRYKVFSTCGSHLTVVALFYGTIISVYIRPSSTYSVTKDRVITVIYTVVTPMLNPFIYSLRNKDMKQALRTLTRRTE from the coding sequence ATGCCAAGAGGAAACCAGAGCCGCATGACCGAATTCCTCCTTCTAGGACTGACTACTGACCCCAAACAACAGGTGTGGCTCTTTGCTACCTTCCTGGCCATGTACCTGGTCAATGTGGTTGGCAACTCAGTCATCATTGCAGCCATACGGGGGGATGTCCGCCTCCACACTCCCATGTACTTCCTCCTTGCCAACCTGTCCTTGGTTGACATCTGCTTTACTACTGTCATTGTGCCACAGATGTTAGTGAACATGCTAGCACAGAAAAAGACCATCCTCTTTCCCCAGTGCATCACCCAGATGTATTTCTTTGTGGCCTTTGGAATCACTGACAGCTTCCTCCTGGCTGCCATGGCCGTTGACCGCTACGTAGCCATCTGCAACCCACTACATTACACCTCGACGATGAGCCCCAGGCGCTGTCTTCTGCTGGTGGTAGCATCCTGGATGGTGTCCCACCTCCACTCACTCACCCACACAATTCTCATGGCCCGCCTCTCCTTCTGTGGGCCCAAGATCATCCACCACTTCTTTTGTGATGTTCAGCCACTGCTAACGCTCTCCTGTTCTGACACCTCCGTCAATGAGCTTCTGGCCTTCACGGAGGGTTCCTTTGTAATCATGAGTCCTTTTATCTTCATTATCATCTCTTACGTCCACATAACGCGTGCTGTTCTCAGGGTTCCTTCAGGTGGAGGCAGGTACAAGGTCTtctccacctgtgggtcccatcTCACAGTTGTGGCACTGTTCTATGGTACCATAATATCTGTCTATATTCGCCCCTCATCCACCTACTCAGTGACAAAGGATCGTGTGATCACTGTCATCTACACAGTAGTCACACCTATGCTGAACCCTTTCATATACAGCCTTAGGAATAAGGACATGAAACAGGCCTTGAGGACGCTAACTAGGAGAACAGAGTag